The Peromyscus eremicus chromosome 11, PerEre_H2_v1, whole genome shotgun sequence genome includes a window with the following:
- the LOC131921935 gene encoding zinc finger protein 58-like, with protein sequence MEEMLSFRDVAIDFSAEEWECLDLAQWNLYRDVMLENYSNLVFLGLASCKPYLVTFLEQRQGPSDVKRQTAAAVHPGGTPYKCQEFDKAFDWNSLLIQHQRIHPVEKPYKCEECGKVFSAHSALSIHQRIHTGEKPYKCEECGKAFSTRSALYIHKKIHSGEKPYKCEECAKAFYFPSLLKQHQRTHSAENLCKCEECGKAFYLPSFLKQHQRIHSAENPYRCEECGKAFSYPSTLKQHQRIHSGEKPYRCEECGKAFRRSTYFHQHQRIHTGEKPYQCEECGKTFYYRSNLKGHQIIHSGVKPYKCEVCGSMFRTSSDLSKHQRIHAEVKLYSCEECGKAFSTHSYLIRHKLGHSREKPYKCEECGKTFCYPSILKEHQRIHSGVKPYSCEICGSMFRTRSELSKHQRIHAEVKLYNCEECGKAFSTHSYLMRHRLGHSGEKPYKCEECGKSYSYPSLLKEHQRIHSQNPYKCEVCGKVFCTRSGRSKHQRIHSGEKPYKCEECGKAFSTHSYLTLHKLLHNEEKPYKWEECGEVFYTC encoded by the exons gaaATGCTGTCATTCAGGGATGTGGCCATTGATTTCTCTGCAGAGGAATGGGAATGCCTGGACCTTGCTCAGTGGAATTTATACAgggatgtgatgttggagaattacaGCAACCTTGTATTCTTGG GTCTTGCTTCCTGTAAGCCATACCTGGTCACATTTCTGGAACAAAGACAAGGGCCTTCAGATGTGAAAAGACAAACAGCAGCTGCCGTGCACCCAG GGGGAACACCCTATAAATGTCAAGAATTTGACAAGGCCTTTGATTGGAACTCACTCCTTATTCAACACCAGAGAATTCATCCTGTggagaaaccctacaagtgtgaagaatgtgggaAGGTCTTTAGTGCTCACTCAGCACTTTCTATAcaccagagaattcatacaggagagaaaccctacaagtgtgagGAATGTGGCAAGGCCTTCAGTACTCGCTCAGCACTTTACATACACAAGAAAATTCATTCTGGAGAAAAGCCCTACAAGTGTGAGGAATGTGCAAAAGCGTTTTATTTCCCTTCATTACTTAAGCAACATCAAAGAACTCATTCTGCAGAGAATCTCTGCAAGTGTGAAGAGTGTGGCAAAGCATTTTATTTACCTTCATTCCTTAAgcaacatcaaagaattcattctGCAGAAAATCCTTACAGGTGtgaagaatgtggtaaagccttttcctACCCCTCAACCCTAAAgcaacatcaaagaattcattctggagagaaaccataccgttgtgaagaatgtggcaaagCATTCCGTAGATCTACATACTTTCACCAACaccaaagaattcatactggagagaaaccctaccaGTGTGAAGAATGTGGTAAAACGTTTTACTATCGTTCAAACCTGAAGGGGCATCAAATTATCCATTCTGGAGTgaaaccctacaagtgtgaagTATGTGGTAGCATGTTTAGAACTAGCTCAGACCTTTCCAAGCACCAGAGAATTCATGCTGAGGTGAAACTCTACAGCTGTGAggaatgtggaaaagccttttcTACTCATTCATACCTCATTCGACACAAATTAGGCCATTCTAGAGAGAAACCATACaaatgtgaagaatgtggcaaaACATTTTGTTATCCTTCAATCCTTAAGgaacatcaaagaattcattctGGAGTGAAACCATACAGTTGTGAAATATGTGGCAGTATGTTTAGAACTCGCTCAGAACTTTCTAAACACCAAAGAATTCATGCTGAAGTGAAACTCTACAATTGTGAggaatgtggaaaagccttttcTACTCATTCATACCTTATGAGGCACAGACTTggtcattctggagagaaaccctacaaatgtgaaGAATGTGGGAAATCATATAGCTACCCTTCACTACTTAAGgaacatcagagaattcattcTCAAAATCCCTACAAGTGTGAAGTGTGTGGGAAGGTCTTTTGTACTCGATCAGGACGTTCTAAACACCAGAGAattcatagtggagagaaaccctacaagtgtgaagaatgtggaaaAGCTTTTTCTACTCATTCATACCTTACTCTGCACAAATTACTCCATAATgaagagaaaccttacaaatgggAAGAATGTGGCGAAGTATTTTATACTTGCTGA